Below is a genomic region from Mycolicibacter hiberniae.
GTCAGGACATGACTGCGGCCCGGTTATCCCGCCGGGGAAGCTGTCGGATCACTCGTGATCGCCGGGCAGCAGGTTGCGTTTGACCACCTTGCCGACCTCGTTGCGCGGAAGCTGATCGACGAACACGATGCGCGCGGGCACCCGGTGGGTCAGTCGCGCGGCACCAGGCATCCAGATCCTGCACGGTCACTGTGTCGTCAAGACGAACCACGAACGCCCACGGCACCTCACCGACACGCTCGTCGACGCCGACGACGGCGGCCTCGCACCCCGCCGCGGACAGCAGAACATCCTCCACGGTGCCCGGGAACACCTTCAACCCGCCGCGGTTGATCATGTCCGACACTCGCCGTCGAGCCAGAGGAATCCGTCGTCGTCGAACCAGCCGAGATCGCCGGTGCGAAACCAGCCGTCGGCGGTGAGCCGGTCCCAAAACGCCGGGTCGATTTTGCGGGCCTTCGTCGTCGGAGTGCGCACCAGCACTTCGTCATCGGCGATCATGACATCGATCCCCGGCAACGGGCGCCCGACGGACCCCAGTTTGGTCTCACCCCATTCGCGGGCGTCAGCGGCTGACCAGCCGACCACCCGCCGCCGAGTTCGGTCTGACCGTAGGAGTTGAGCACCACGACCCGAACTTGTCGCGGAAGGCCGCGGCGTGGATCGAGACAACGGGCGGTGACCGATCGCACGATCGTCAGTGGTGACAGGTCGGTCACCGTCGTCTCGTGCAGCACCATGGTCAACGCACGTCGGCGGCAGCACGGTGGAGCGCAACCGGTGTCGCTTGACCAGCATGGCGAAATCTCGTGGTGTGAAGCGCTCCATCAGCACCACACCGGAGCCTGCGCGGAACGCGAACAGCACCTGGTAGATACCCGCCCACAACGACAGCGACAGGGGTACCAGATTCGGCATCGGCGCCCGTTTGGCCCTGGGGGCGTTCGAATTTCCCCGAAGTTTGCTCAGCAGGCGGTCGATGAGATCGAGCACCGTGGCGTGCCGCGGCACCGGCTTCGGCTTCCCGGTGGTGCCCGAGGTGAACTGCAGCAGTGCGACGTCGGCGTCGTATTGGGGTCGTTCGGGCGGCGCCGTCGGCAGACAGCGCCAGGCCGCCCGTTGTCGGTGATCACCGGCAGTCCGCAAGCGGCGAAGCGATGCGCCGACCTGCCTGTGGTGACCACGGCGACCGGCCGCAGGGTAGCCAGCTGCTCGGCAAGTTCTGCGTCGGCCGCCCGCGGATTGAGCGGGGTATAGACGCCGCCGGCGAGCCAGGTGCCGAAAAGCGCCGCGACGGTGATGGCGTCGTTGGGCAGCATCGCCGCCACCACCTGCCCGGTCTGCAATCCTGCGGCAGTCAGCAGGTCGCCGAGCAACTGGGCTCCGCCGATCAGTTGTTCGCGGCTGACGTCGTGATCGACGGTATGTACAGCGATGGGCGGCAGACCGTCGAGCAGCCTGCGCCAGGCTTCATGAATCCGGCTCCAACGGAAGCCATTGCGGGGAGCGTTTGTCGGCGAAGGCGCGCGGGCCCTCGTCTTGGTCGGGGTGACCCCACATCGATGTCAGGTGTTTGGCGCCTTCCCGGCACGCGTCGGTCAACCCGTACTCCAGGGCGCACAGTGCGCTTGGTGGCGCGCATGCCGCCGGCGAGTTTTGGGCGATCTTCTCCGCGAGTTCCTGGGCGACGTCGCGCAGCTTCTCCGGTGGATCGACGACCTGGCTGATCATGCCGAGTTGGTGGCGCGCTGCGCGGTGAGTCGCTCGTGGCTGCCGACCAGCGCCATCCGCAGCACGGCCTCGGCGGTATCTGCGCATCAGCGCGATGGTCTCCAGCGCGCTGACCTGACCGATCGAGACATGGGGATCGACGAAAGTCGCATCGGCGGAGGCGATGACGATGTCGGCGTCGGCGACCCAGTGCAGGCCGCCACCTGCGCACACGCCGTTGACCGCGGTGATGACCGGTTTGCCGACGTTGCAATGCCAGGCGGTGAGCCCGAGGTCGAGGGAGGACATCGTCTCCCCGAACTGCTCGGTTGTCCCTTCGTCGAGTTCCGACGTCGGTGCCCACCTGGAACGCGCGGCCGTTGCCGGTGTGCACGATGACCCGGACGCTGGTGTCAGCGTCGAGTTCAGCCCATGCCCTGCGGAACTCCTGGCGCATGAGCAGGTCATAGGCGTTGAGTCGCTCGGGACGGTTGTTGATGATCCAACCGACCGGTCCGCGACGCTCTACGATCAGCCGCTGGTAAGTCATGACACCTCCGAAGAACCCATGCGCCGATCGCCTCTGCCGCTTCGCGGCGGGCTTTGAGTCAGTCCGACTTCCAACGACCGCCACAGCGCCTGCTTGGTCACTCGCACGCAGTCGGGCAGTTGGTCGCGATCGCTGCGGCCAACGTGCCCGCCGCGGTGCGCAGCCGGTCTTGCGCGACGACCTCCGATACGATGCCCAGTTCGTAGGCGCGTTGTGCGGAGATACGTTCGCCTCGACCGCTCAACGCCATTCGGGTTATCCCCTCCATCGGCGATTTGCGCAACAGGGTGATCGCTTCGTAGGCGACGGCCTGCCCGACGGAAACGTGTGGGTCGACGAAGGAGGCGCACTCGGCGGCGATCACGATATCGGCGTCGGCGACCAGATGCAGCCCGCCGCCGGCGCACACGCCGTTCACCGCGGCGATCACCGGTTTCCAGACATCGCAGTGCCAAGACGAGATCTTCAGCTCGGCGTCCCGGGTCCGCCGGGAGTGCTTGCGCATGGCGTCCCTGTCGCGCGCCACCTGTACGACGTCCATGCCGGTGCAGAACGCCTTCCGTTGGCGGTGTTGACGATCACCCGAACGTCGGGGTCGGCCTCGAGGTCAGCCCAGGCGTGTTCGAGCTCGTCGAGCATCAGCGCATCAAAGGCGTTGCCGGCCTCCGGGCGGTTCAGGATGAGCCAGCCGATGCCGCCGCTCTTCTGCACAATCAGCCGTTCGTAGTCGGTCACGATCGCGGAATGTCCTTCCACGGCTTTCCTTCCAGGGATCGGGCCTTGGGCAGTCCGAGCACCCGTTCGCCGAGGATGTTCTTGTTGATATCGGTGGTGCCGCCCTCGGTGCCGTTGGCCAGACTGCGCATCCAGCCCTGGACGTCCCGCGGCAGCGTCGTCGTCATCGGAGCGGGCCAGGCGATCGAAGCGGTGCCGCCAGGTCGACGATGAGATCCTGAATCTGCTGGTTGAGCGTGGCCTGGTGGACCTTTCCGATAGACGACGCGGCGCCGGGTGACTGGCCGCCGCCAGCGCCTGCCGTACCGGGCGTTGGTCCAGCCGCGTACCTGTTCCTGCGCCCATAGACGCATCACCTTGGTGCGGATGACGGGATCGGCCCAGCGGCCGGTCTCCTGCGCCAATGCGATCAACCGCTGCGCGCTGGAACCGCCGAGCCGGCCCATGCCGCCGGAGCCCGATCCCGAAACCATCTGGCGCTCGACCGACAGCGTCGATGCGCTGACCCGCCAGCCGTCGTTGAGGTCGCCCACCCGGTGCGCATCAGGAACCCGCGCGCCGTCTAGGAACACCTCGTTGAACTCGCGCTCACCGGTGATCTGACGCAACGGGCGCACGTCGACACCGGATTGGTGCATATCGAGCAGAAAGTAGGTGATGCCCCGATGTTTTGGCAGTTCGGGATCGGTGCGCGCCAGCAAGATCCCGAAATCGGCCTCATCGGCCCAGGTCGTCCAGACCTTCTGACCGGTGATCACCCATTCGTCGCCGTCGCGTACCGCGCGAGTGGCCAGTGAAGCCAGGTCCGAGCCGGCACCGGGCTCGCTGAACAGCTGGCACCACTTCTCCTCGTTCCGCACGATGGGGGGCAGGAACCGCAAGCGCTGCTGTTCGGTCCCGTGACTGAACAGAGCCGCCGCCGTGTTGTTGAGGCCCAACGGGTTCAGGCGCGTCAACCGCAGTGGGGCGAGCGCGGTTTCGATGGCGCGCGCCACGTCGCCGGAGACCCCCAGCCCACCGTGCTCCGGCTGCCAGCCCGGCACGACCAGGCCGGATGAGGCGAAGGTGGGATACCACCGCCGGTAGGCGTCCGCGGTGCGGACGGTGCGCAGTGCCCGCGGACCTTCGGCCGCGGCGCGCCAGTGTTCAGGCACCTCGGCCCGTATCCATTGCTCAACTGTGGCTACCGCTTGTTCTGCGGTGCTCGAGGCGTCGATCGGCAGTGTCATCGACCCTGAAACTCCGCTTCCCGCTTCTCCCGGAAGGCCGCCAGGCCCGCTTTGAAGTCGTCACTGCGGGTCGCCAGTTCCAGAGCCATGGCTTCGTTGTGGAGGTGCCGGTCGAGGTCCAGTCCGTTCCCGCTCTGTAGCAGCCATTTGGTGAGGCCCAGCGCGACCGTCGGCCCGGTCGCGATCCGGTTCGTGAACTCGTCGGCAGCGGCAGCCAGATCGGTTGGGGCGTGGGCCTCGTGGATGATCTCCCATGCTGCGGCCTGAGCACCGGAGAGCTCCTCGCCGAGCATCAGTAGTCGGCGGGTGCGCACCATCCCGATCAGGCGGGGCAGCAGCCATGCGGCGCCGCTGTCCGGACTCAGACCGCGGGCCATGAACGGTTCCCAGAATTTCGTGTCGTCGGCGGCCAGGCAGAAGTCGGATGCCAGGGCGATATGGAACCCGAGTCCGGCAGCCCAGCCGTGCACCACCGAGACGATCGGCACCTGCGTCTCGAGCATCAGCGGGATGAGCCGGTTGGCCTTATTCGGCAGTCTGCGCTGGGTGGCGCCGACGCGCGGTTTGCGTGCAAAAGGTGCGGTCGTTGTGATCAGGTCCGACCCCGCAGAAGTCCGGCCCGTTGGCGTCGATGCGGATGACGCGCACCTCTTCGTCGGTACCGGCTGCCGCGACGTGGGCCACCAGGGCGTCGAGGACTACATCGTCGATCGCGTTGCGCCGCTCGGCACGGTCGAGGGTCAGGCGCAACTCGTGGCCCCGGTGTTCTACCACGAGGCCCGGGACGCCGGCGTAGGTCATCAGCGGCTCAATCCTGCGCGAACCGCGCCGACACCGCGGTCAGCAGTTGGGTGAGGTCGGTTGCTCCGCCGGGCGGATCGGGTAGCCGGACCGGACCTCGTTCACGGCTGGGCAGCAGGACGGTGGCATGGCCCGGCGCGGTGATTTCGCCTCGGTGGTTGGTGGCCGCCAATTCCAATTCGACGGCCGGCCGGTCCCCCTCGGCGAGGAACTTGCGCACCACGGTCCCTGAGATGGTGTGCAGGTCGCCGACGTAGTTGAACAGCCGGAACTCGCAGTCCAATTTCCACAGCCAGGCGTCATCGCCCATCCAATCGGTGCACAGATGGATGAGCCACGTCTCGCGCATCCGGCCATAGTCGAACGTGGTCGGGTTTCCGGCGCCGCGGGCAGCATCGGGGTCCCAGTGGACGCGCTGCGCAACATCGGGCACACCTTGCTCATTGGGCGTGTAGAACCGGGGAATTCGCTGCCGGTTGCGCCATGCCAGCCGTAGCGGTCGCACACCGTACATACCGGTGCCCATGCCGACGTGCCAGCAGACCATGTCGGTGACGGTCAGTGGCCCCTTGGTCAGCGGCCCGACGGCGTCACCCTCCCGGACGTCTTCCCACCATCGCGGCTCGGACCCGCGCGGGGCCTCCCTCGGGTACCGCGCGTCGATCTCGGTGATCTCCTCCGGTGTCCAGGTCTTGAGCTCGACCCCCTGGTATTTCTTGCGACCGCGGGCCTTGCTGCGTTCGGTGCGGATCATGTTGCGGTACTGGCCTCCGAGGATGGTTCCCTCGTCGTCGCGGAAGACCTGCGCCGTCCACTCGTGGACGGCGCGCTCGGCGAAATCGCTGGTCTTGTCGAGTGCTGCCACCAGGGCGTTGCGCCGATAGACGCGATGTCCTGCTCGCAGCGGCGCCCACCATTCCCGCGACGATGACGCGTAGAAGGCGTGTACACCCCGCAGCGGGTCGCCCTTGGTGAGCGCGCGGTCCGCCTCGGACAGCTCGGTGACTTCGTCCTCTCCGATCACGGTGTCACCGCCTATCAGCGGCGGCGGCGCGATCGGTTCGCCCCAAACCGATTTGGACGCATAGTCGGGATCGCACCACAGTGGATTTCCGTCGCCGTAGCTCTCCGCGGCATGGCGAAAGGCGTCTTCGTTGGGACGCCGGTAGTGCGGTGGCTGCGGGTTGGGGACGGCGATGCCGATGGTGGCCCGCAGCCGTTCCAGCGCCTCATCGGTGATTTGGCCGGTGCCGGTCATCGCGCAACCTCCTCATGGCGCATGCACTTGGTCGAGACCAAAGTGAGAATTAAGATACCCGAAAACGGAAAGCGACGTTAACGTAGGGCGGGTTTGGATGCCGGAAGAACCGATCGGGATCAATTACGACGTGGGGTCCGACAATGTGGGCCGCATCGTCATAGACCGCCCAGACGTCGGAAACTCTTTGTCGCCATTGGCTCGAGATGCGCTCGCCGACGTCCTGATCAGTGCACACGCAGACCCCGGAGTTCGAGCGGTACTCTTGGCGTCAACGGGTTCGCGGCACTTCTGTACCGGTGCGGGCTTGGCATCGGCACCAGCCGATACGTCCAGGCAGCTTCCCCCCGACCGGCGTCCGGGTGATATTGCGCGCCAACTGGCGCACGGCTGGCAACGGTTGGTGGGCGCTGTCCTCGACTGTGACAAACCGGTTGTGGCGGCATTCAGCGGAACAGCGTTAGGTGGCGGTGCCAGTCTGGTGCTGGCGTGCGATCTGGTGGTGATGGGGCAGCAGTCGGCGTTGGTCGAGGATTCGTGCATCGCGGGATCGTGCCCGACTCCGGGGCCGTGCACCTGCTGACCAGGATCGTCGGCCTGCGTAAGGCCACCGAACTGCTGATGTTGGGTCAGCCGGTGGATGCCGAGGAGTGTTTGCGGCTGGGTCTGGTGAACCGCGTAGTGCCCGCCGACGAGGTGCACCAGGCCGCGGACGCCCTGGCGGTACAGCTGGCGGCGGGGCCGTCGGTGATGCTTGCCCTGACCAAGCGCCTGCTCGCGGTTTCGGCGGAGTCGCCGCGGGAGCGTGGGTTCGAGCAGGAGGCATGGGCGGCCGAACTGAACTCCCGCACAGCTGATCTGCACGAAGGTCTGCAGTCCTTCGCCGAGCGCCGGTCGCCGCGGTTCCGCGGGCGCTGAGCGTGCCTTCAGCCGGCGGCGGGCCCGCCCCGGATGGTGAACGACGAGCTGTCGTCGATCTGGTCGATCGCGGCGGCCACGCCTTCGGCGGTCAGGGCGGGTCCTCGATTCCTTTCGTCACGCCGATGAACACCCGAGACACCTTGCCGGCGCCGACCGAATAGATATGGGCCGTGCGCTCACAGCTGCGGTGCGCCAGATACACCACCACCGGGGTGACCAACTCCGGGTCCATCGCCTTGGCCGCCTCGCCCATGATGTCCTCGGTCATCCGGGTCCGCGCGATGGGCGCGATGGCGTTGACGGTGATGCCGTTGCGTGCCCCCTCGATCGCCAGCACATGCATCATTCCGACCAGGCCCATCTTGGCGGCCCCATAGTTGGTCTGTCCGAAGTTGCCGAAAAGACCGGTGCCCGAAGTGGTATGCACTATCCGGCCGTAGTTCTGCTCCCGCATGATCGGCCACACTGCGCGGGTCACGTTGAACGCGCCGGTGAGATGTACGGCAATCACTGCGCCGAACTGGTCGGCTGTCATGTTCTTGAAGGCGGCGTCGCGCAGAATCCCGGCATTGTTGACCAGGATGTCGACGCGCCCGTAAGCCTCCAGTGCCGCCGTGACGATGGCCTCACCACCCGCCTCGGTGGCCACCGAATCGGCGTTCGCTATGGCTGTTCCCCCCTCCGCGGTGATCTCGTCCACAACGCGCTGGGCCACCGACTCGGAGGCGCCGCTGCCGTCGACTGCGCTGCCGAGGTCGTTCACCACAACCCGGGCCCGCGGCGCTCAGTTCGATCGCGTGGCAGCGGCCGAGCCCTCCGCCGGCACCGGTGACGATGGCTACCTGGTTGTCGAATGCAAGTGTCATGGGTGAGAGGTTACATTCGCAGTATCGAGAATTATTGTTTGCATCGGAGGATCTCATGACGTGCCCGACCGGTCTTCTGGGCAATGCGGGGCCGCGCGCCGCCGGACTGCGGGCGCGCTATCGGGCCGCCGGGCATTGGTCGCAGCAGTCGCTGGACCTTGTACACGACACTGCGGCAAGGCATCCCGAGAGGATCGCATTGATCGATCGGGGCGAACAGATCAGCTTTGCTGAACTGGACGGCCGCATCGACAGGATATGCCGGGAGCTGACCGGGGCTGGCGCGGCGCCGGGGAGTGCGGTTGTCGTGGTGGCCGGCAACGACGTCGACTCGGTGGCCGCCGTGCACGCGGTTCAGCGTTGTGATGCCGTCGTGCTGCTGGTGCCACGCAGCGCCGGCGCTGCGCAGATCGCTCAGATCATTGATCGCACCGGGGCATCGTTCGGTTTGGCGCCGAACTGGCCGACGGCGGCCGAAGAGCTGGCCACGAGGTGCAGGTGGATCGCGAGCTCAGAGGGTGACTCGTTCAGGGCACCGGCACCGCATCGGCCCCACCGGCCCGCCGATGAACCGTCGTTTGTGCTGTACACCTCGGGGACCACCGCCGAGCCCAAGGGGGTGGTGCACTCGCTGAGCACCCTGCACAAGGCGTCCGCCAACTACATCGCCGCCGCCGGACTGGGGCCGGCGGACCGGATCTTCCTGATCAGCCCGCTGGCGTCTGTCACCGGTGTGGTGCAGGCCTTGTTCATCGGTCCCATGCTTGCGGCGCCGATCGTGCTGGAGGACCGTTGGGATCCCGCGGGGACGTGCGACTTCCTATTGTCCAGCGGGGCGACGTGGTACGGCGGACCCGACCGCCTGCTGGACCGGCTGCTCGACGAGGCGGTGGCACGGGAAAGTCCGGTGCCGCTGCGTGCGGTATATCTTGGCGGCACCATGCTCGACCCACGGATCGTCGAACGCGTCGAGGATGACTTCGGCATCGTCGTGATGCGAGCGTATGGATCCTCGGAGGTCCCGGTCAGCACCTCCGGGCAGCGGACGGACGCCCGGCAGGTGCGACATGCCGACGACGGAGTGCCGCTGGCCGATGTCGAGGTGCGACTGGGTTCGAGCGGGGATTCGGCGGAGTGTTGCATCCGTGGTCCGCACACCTTTCTGGGTTATACCGATCCCGCCGCCGACGACAACGCCTTCGACGGAGAGTGGTTCCGCACCGGCGACGTCGCCGAGGTCGACGGCGGACGGGTCCGCATCGTGGGGCGGATCAAGGACATCGTGATCCGCAACGGGATGAAGATTCCCGCTGCCGAGGTCGAGCAGGCGGTGGCCGCGATAGCCGGTGTCGGCGAATGCGCGGCGTACTCGGTTCCCGATGCGACCACCGGAGAGCGATTGGCCCTGGCTCTGGTGCTCGACGGCGACGCGGAGTTGTCGCTGGCAGAGTTGACTGCGGCGCTGGTGTCGGCCGGACTGCCCAAGTACAAGCTGCCCGAGGAATTGGTGTTCTGGGATCAGCCGCTGCCGGTCAATGCCAACGGCAAGGTGGCGCGCAACAGGTTGCACGAGCATGCGGCCGGTCGGCCACGGGTGGTGGCCGACCGCCTGGTCGCAGCAGATTGATCGCCAGACGTCAGTCGGAACCGCTGACGTTGACGGTGGCCTCTTTGATCTGGGCCTGCCAGTCCGACGACTGGCTACTGTGGTCCCGTTTGGACAGCGCCTGAATCGAGACATCGTGGCCCTCGGCGGCCTTGCGCAGACTTCCGACGGTGGCCTGCTCGCGGGTGATGTGGGTGAACGGGTCCCAGTGATACCAGCGCATGGCGTTCTCGTGGGTCATCTTGTTGATGTCGGCGTCGGGTACGTCGAACTGCTTGAGCACCGCATCGAGTTCCTCGGGGGCGCTGGGCCACATGGAGTCCGAGTGCGGGTAGTCGGCCTCCCAGCAGATGTTGTCGACGCCGATCTTGTTGCGCAGTTCCACCCCGACCGGGTCGGAGATGAAGCAGGTCAGAAAATGGTCGCGGAAGAACTCCGAGGGTTTCTGCTGACCGAAGTCCTGACCGGTCCACGTCGAGTGCATCTCGTAGGTGCGGTCGACACGGTCGAGGAAATACGGGATCCACCCGGTGCCGCCCTCGGACAGCGCGATCTTGAGGTCCGGGTAGGCCTTGACCGGCTTGGACCACAGCAGATCCGCGGCGGCCTGCACGATGTTCATCGG
It encodes:
- a CDS encoding class I adenylate-forming enzyme family protein, with product MTCPTGLLGNAGPRAAGLRARYRAAGHWSQQSLDLVHDTAARHPERIALIDRGEQISFAELDGRIDRICRELTGAGAAPGSAVVVVAGNDVDSVAAVHAVQRCDAVVLLVPRSAGAAQIAQIIDRTGASFGLAPNWPTAAEELATRCRWIASSEGDSFRAPAPHRPHRPADEPSFVLYTSGTTAEPKGVVHSLSTLHKASANYIAAAGLGPADRIFLISPLASVTGVVQALFIGPMLAAPIVLEDRWDPAGTCDFLLSSGATWYGGPDRLLDRLLDEAVARESPVPLRAVYLGGTMLDPRIVERVEDDFGIVVMRAYGSSEVPVSTSGQRTDARQVRHADDGVPLADVEVRLGSSGDSAECCIRGPHTFLGYTDPAADDNAFDGEWFRTGDVAEVDGGRVRIVGRIKDIVIRNGMKIPAAEVEQAVAAIAGVGECAAYSVPDATTGERLALALVLDGDAELSLAELTAALVSAGLPKYKLPEELVFWDQPLPVNANGKVARNRLHEHAAGRPRVVADRLVAAD
- a CDS encoding Clp protease/crotonase-like domain-containing protein; the protein is MTYAGVPGLVVEHRGHELRLTLDRAERRNAIDDVVLDALVAHVAAAGTDEEVRVIRIDANGPDFCGVGPDHNDRTFCTQTARRRHPAQTAE
- a CDS encoding enoyl-CoA hydratase/isomerase family protein, translating into MSSLDLGLTAWHCNVGKPVITAVNGVCAGGGLHWVADADIVIASADATFVDPHVSIGQVSALETIALMRRYRRGRAADGAGRQPRATHRAARHQLGMISQVVDPPEKLRDVAQELAEKIAQNSPAACAPPSALCALEYGLTDACREGAKHLTSMWGHPDQDEGPRAFADKRSPQWLPLEPDS
- a CDS encoding enoyl-CoA hydratase/isomerase family protein; the encoded protein is MTDYERLIVQKSGGIGWLILNRPEAGNAFDALMLDELEHAWADLEADPDVRVIVNTANGRRSAPAWTSYRWRATGTPCASTPGGPGTPS
- a CDS encoding enoyl-CoA hydratase/isomerase family protein → MITTTAPFARKPRVGATQRRLPNKANRLIPLMLETQVPIVSVVHGWAAGLGFHIALASDFCLAADDTKFWEPFMARGLSPDSGAAWLLPRLIGMVRTRRLLMLGEELSGAQAAAWEIIHEAHAPTDLAAAADEFTNRIATGPTVALGLTKWLLQSGNGLDLDRHLHNEAMALELATRSDDFKAGLAAFREKREAEFQGR
- a CDS encoding hotdog family protein; protein product: MTGTGQITDEALERLRATIGIAVPNPQPPHYRRPNEDAFRHAAESYGDGNPLWCDPDYASKSVWGEPIAPPPLIGGDTVIGEDEVTELSEADRALTKGDPLRGVHAFYASSSREWWAPLRAGHRVYRRNALVAALDKTSDFAERAVHEWTAQVFRDDEGTILGGQYRNMIRTERSKARGRKKYQGVELKTWTPEEITEIDARYPREAPRGSEPRWWEDVREGDAVGPLTKGPLTVTDMVCWHVGMGTGMYGVRPLRLAWRNRQRIPRFYTPNEQGVPDVAQRVHWDPDAARGAGNPTTFDYGRMRETWLIHLCTDWMGDDAWLWKLDCEFRLFNYVGDLHTISGTVVRKFLAEGDRPAVELELAATNHRGEITAPGHATVLLPSRERGPVRLPDPPGGATDLTQLLTAVSARFAQD
- a CDS encoding enoyl-CoA hydratase/isomerase family protein, producing MDVVQVARDRDAMRKHSRRTRDAELKISSWHCDVWKPVIAAVNGVCAGGGLHLVADADIVIAAECASFVDPHVSVGQAVAYEAITLLRKSPMEGITRMALSGRGERISAQRAYELGIVSEVVAQDRLRTAAGTLAAAIATNCPTACE